Proteins encoded together in one Solanum lycopersicum chromosome 7, SLM_r2.1 window:
- the PDF1A gene encoding peptide deformylase 1A, chloroplastic isoform X1 gives MMERFPRLAQRVLSVPFTPKYLKSCKKTNPLTSHLMQLRGSQRPIFIQWNLQGRPSVCTDLISKKNYSSATARAGWFLGLGEKKKQAMPDIVKAGDPVLHEPSQDIPLEEIGSERIQKIIEEMVKVMRNAPGVGLAAPQIGIPLKIIVLEDTNEYISYAPKDETKAQDRRPFGLLVIINPKLKKKGNKTALFFEGCLSVDGFRAVVERHLEVEVTGLDRNGKAIKVDASGWQARILQHEYDHLDGTLYVDKMAPRTFRTVENLDLPLAAGCPKLGVC, from the exons ATGATGGAGAGATTTCCACGGTTGGCACAACGCGTTCTTTCCGTTCCATTCACTCCAAAATACTTGAAATCTTGTAAGAAAACGAATCCTCTGACCTCCCACTTAATGCAACTCCGTGGCTCCCAGAGACCAATATTCATACAATGGAATCTGCAGGGAAGACCTTCTGTATGCACTGACTTAATATCCAAGAAAAATTACAGTTCTGCCACTGCTCGGGCAGGTTGGTTTCTGGGTttaggagagaaaaaaaagcaAGCCATGCCTGACATTGTGAAAGCCGGTGACCCTGTTCTTCATGAACCGTCTCAGGACATTCCTCTTGAGGAGATTGGGTCAGAACGAATCCAAAAGATTATAGAGGAGATGGTGAAGGTTATGAGAAATGCACCCGGAGTTGGTCTTGCCGCTCCTCAAATTGGTATTCCTTTGAAG ATAATTGTGCTGGAAGACACAAATGAGTACATAAGCTATGCTCCTAAAGATGAAACCAAAGCACAGGACAGACGTCCATTTGGTCTCCTG GTTATTATAAATCCAAAGCTTAAAAAGAAGGGCAATAAAACTGCATTGTTTTTCGAGGGCTGCTTGAG TGTTGATGGGTTCAGAGCAGTTGTGGAAAGACACCTAGAGGTAGAGGTTACTGGTTTGGATCGAAATGGCAAAGCAATCAAAGTAGATGCTTCAGGATGGCAGGCTCGCATCTTGCAGCACGAATATGACCACCTAGACGGAACTCTTTATGTTGACAAGATGGCTCCTAGAACCTTCAGGACTGTAGAGAACTTGGACTTGCCTCTTGCAGCTGGCTGTCCTAAATTGGGAGTGTGCTAG
- the LOC101253391 gene encoding polygalacturonase At1g48100-like, with translation MSRFSTDLMNLVILLVLVIYYSLENATCNARSQESSIENFYVFNVLDYGAKGDGITYDTKAFEATWIEACKVEGSVMMVPSDYDFLVGPITFSGSHCEKNIVFQLDGRIIAPTNPKVWGVLQWLEFSKLNGIYVKGKGIIDGQGSVWWKNTPLLIEEYEGDYYSEEQDDYAPKIALITSKSKGKMPRTRPAALKFHGSFNVVVTGITIQNSPKAHLKFDHCVAVQVYGITVSSPGDSPNTDGIHLHNSQNVVINSSDIACGDDCISIQTGSSAVFIHDVNCGPGHGFSIGGLGKDNTKACVSNITVQDSTLQNTMTGVRIKTWQGGSGSVHGITFSNIHVSDVKIPIMIDQFYCDKRKCGNHTSAVAISGVSYQSIEGTYSYKPVHFACSDSVPCTGVSLADIKLKPSLEKKHFYGPYCWETYGELRTNTTPPIDCIQPDKRIPSYDSC, from the exons atgtcgAGGTTTAGTACAGATCTCATGAATTTAGTTATTTTGTTGGTTTTAGTAATCTATTATAGTTTGGAGAATGCAACATGTAATGCTAGGTCACAAGAGTCAAGTATTGAGAATTTttatgtctttaatgtcttagATTATGGTGCTAAAGGTGATGGAATCACATATGACACCAAA GCATTTGAAGCAACATGGATTGAAGCTTGCAAAGTTGAAGGTTCAGTTATGATGGTTCCATCAGATTATGATTTCCTAGTTGGTCCTATCACTTTTTCAGGGTCACATTGTGAGAAAAACATTGTTTTCCAG ttGGATGGGAGAATTATAGCACCAACAAACCCTAAAGTGTGGGGTGTATTACAATGGCTTGAATTCTCAAAGCTAAATGGAATATATGTTAAGGGAAAAGGCATTATTGATGGCCAAGGATCAGTCTGGTGGAAAAATACTCCTTTattaattgaagaatatgaaggTGATTATTATTCAGAGGAGCAAGATGATTATGCTCCAAAAATTGCTTTG ATAACTAgcaaatcaaaaggaaaaatgCCCAGAACAAGACCAGCA GCACTGAAGTTCCATGGAAGTTTCAATGTAGTTGTAACAGGCATAACAATCCAAAACAGTCCCAAAGCACATCTCAAGTTTGATCATTGTGTGGCTGTTCAAGTTTATGGGATAACAGTTTCATCCCCTGGAGATAGCCCAAATACTGATGGAATTCACCTTCACAACTCACAAAATGTTGTCATTAACAGCAGTGATATTGCTTGTG GAGATGACTGTATATCTATACAAACAGGAAGTTCAGCTGTGTTCATTCATGATGTGAATTGTGGACCTGGACATGGATTCAGCATAGGAGGGCTAGGAAAAGACAACACAAAAGCCTGTGTTTCTAATATAACAGTTCAGGATTCAACACTACAAAACACTATGACTGGTGTAAGAATCAAAACATGGCAG GGAGGCTCAGGCTCAGTTCATGGAATCACGTTCTCAAATATCCATGTCTCAGATGTGAAAATACCAATAATGATAGATCAATTCTATTGTGACAAAAGAAAATGTGGTAACCACACATCAGCAGTAGCAATATCAGGAGTTTCATATCAATCCATAGAAGGAACTTATTCATATAAACCAGTTCATTTTGCGTGTAGTGACTCTGTGCCATGCACAGGTGTTTCCCTTGCAGATATAAAGCTTAAACCTTCATTAGAAAAGAAGCATTTTTATGGACCGTATTGTTGGGAAACTTATGGAGAATTGAGAACAAACACAACCCCTCCTATTGATTGTATTCAACCTGATAAAAGAATCCCTAGTTATGATTCTTGttga